A genomic stretch from Mastacembelus armatus chromosome 7, fMasArm1.2, whole genome shotgun sequence includes:
- the LOC113146098 gene encoding polymeric immunoglobulin receptor-like, which translates to MKPLHTLISLFFLSLQDRSTAQSTTYIGTTGGQIAVKCSESFQTSWKTFCKDPCKRNILIQTTDVRAQSSRYSIKYEGGHFSVSITELIKSDSGRYRCGVSSGPYVEFGITVVDALLEGDYDPAGRPIHTRTGGDLTVACSFAFPGSRKLFCKGECDEGDVLVRTEDDSATSDRYSTEYTRASGRGVFLFVTITQLRQSDSGWYSCALGRTILPASSWEFNVIVTDAPHETPGPLSTSVPSTSTAVKEQQHTAGAIQDYTTELLIPYHTSESISSTAVVLVLVLVIVITLSSLAVLIVWIRRRPRPCGLTTRGNPDGTNMQIDSLDYENQPPVSTGEESTYLSLHPATRDKDQIYSTLTQTKHA; encoded by the exons ATGAAACCTCTTCATACTTTGATcagcctcttcttcctct CTCTGCAGGACAGAAGCACAGCACAAAGCACCACCTATATAGGAACTACAGGAGGACAAATCGCAGTGAAATGTTCTGAGTCTTTTCAGACGAGCTGGAAGACGTTCTGTAAGGATCCCTGTAAGAGGAACATTCTCATCCAAACTACTGATGTCAGAGCTCAGAGCAGCAGATACAGCATCAAATATGAAGGAGGACATTTTTCTGTGAGCATCACTGAGCTGATCAAGTCTGACTCAGGACGGTACAGGTGTGGGGTGTCATCAGGTCCATATGTGGAGTTTGGAATCACTGTTGTTGATG CACTGCTGGAAGGAGACTACGATCCTGCAGGAAGGCCCATCCACACCAGGACTGGAGGAGATCTGACTGTTGCATGTTCCTTTGCTTTTCCTGGAAGCAGGAAGTTGTTCTGTAAGGGAGAGTGTGATGAAGGAGACGTTCTTGTTAGAACAGAAGATGACTCAGCTACAAGTGACAGATACAGCACAGAATATACAAGAGCATCTGGTAGAggagtctttctgtttgtgACCATCACACAGCTGAGACAGTCTGACTCAGGATGGTACAGCTGTGCTCTGGGAAGGACTATCCTTCCTGCCTCATCCTGGGAATTTAACGTGATTGTCACAGATG CTCCACACGAGACTCCTGGACCTTTGTCAACATCAGTCCCATCAACATCCACAGCTGttaaagagcagcagcacacagctgGAG CCATTCAAGATTATACCACAGAACTACTTATCCCATATCACACCTCTGAATCCATATCATCCACCGCtgtggttctggttctggttctggtcaTCGTGATCACCCTCTCATCCCTGGCTGTGCTGATAGTTTGGATTAGGAGGCGTCCCAGGCCCTGTG GCTTGACCACCCGAGGAAACCCAGACGGCACCAACATGcag ATTGACAGCTTGGATTATGAAAACCAACCTCCAGTCTCCACAGGTGAAGAATCCACCTACCTGAGCCTCCACCCAGCTACCAGGGACAAGGACCAGATCTACTCCActctcacacagacaaagcACGCATGA